A window of the Gemmatirosa kalamazoonensis genome harbors these coding sequences:
- a CDS encoding M28 family peptidase → MRHHLLLTAAALLPGVLVAQPVTKDAAAPAAVVPAPDTRLPLKLGPQPTSADITAKDLMTRLYIFADDSMMGREAGTPGNVKGTDYIAREVQRLGLKPAGDDGTYFQTIPMKTRAIDAASTLTVGGASLAFGTEWAANGSGTLAGTDVPVVYGGQVGDTVNAITPEQAAGKFVVFYLPGGVSFRALRTVNRVVPTAAGIALVVPDQLLAVVRRPAAFLDNEQAPNGPAPKPVVYLTMAGAQKLFPNLNAVPPVNTAGSPVTLNVRGLVEPIASPARNVVAILPGSDPKLAGEYVAIGAHNDHVGFNNRPVDHDSIRIFNHIVRPGGAEDAGNRATPEQQADVNKLLAAYRAAHPGTARLDSIYNGADDDGSGSVSVLEIAEKMASRKGAAAPKRSILFIWHVGEEKGLWGSEWFTDHPTVPRDSIVTELNMDMEGRGDPWDETGKTKEGASIHGANNYLQLVGSRRLSTELGDLVESVNKSGKHGLTFDYSLDANGHPMNIYCRSDHYEYARYGIPIVFFTTGGHSDYHQVTDEPQYIDYDHMAKVVNLVDDIAMHVAALDHRPVVDQAKPDPHGRCQQ, encoded by the coding sequence ATGCGACACCACCTGCTTCTCACCGCGGCCGCGCTGCTTCCGGGCGTGCTCGTCGCGCAGCCCGTGACGAAGGACGCGGCGGCCCCCGCCGCCGTCGTGCCGGCGCCCGACACCCGGCTCCCGCTCAAGCTCGGCCCGCAGCCCACGAGCGCCGACATCACGGCGAAGGACCTGATGACGCGCCTCTACATCTTCGCCGACGACTCCATGATGGGGCGCGAGGCGGGGACGCCGGGGAACGTGAAGGGCACCGACTACATCGCGCGCGAGGTGCAGCGCCTCGGCCTCAAGCCGGCCGGCGACGACGGCACCTACTTCCAGACGATCCCGATGAAGACGCGCGCGATCGACGCCGCGTCGACGCTGACCGTCGGCGGCGCGTCGCTCGCGTTCGGCACGGAGTGGGCGGCGAACGGCAGCGGGACGCTCGCCGGGACCGACGTGCCGGTCGTCTACGGCGGCCAGGTCGGCGACACGGTGAACGCGATCACCCCCGAGCAGGCGGCCGGCAAGTTCGTCGTGTTCTACCTGCCGGGCGGCGTGAGCTTCCGCGCGCTGCGCACGGTGAACCGCGTCGTGCCCACCGCGGCCGGCATCGCGCTCGTCGTCCCCGACCAGCTGCTGGCCGTCGTGCGTCGGCCGGCGGCGTTCCTCGACAACGAGCAGGCGCCTAACGGCCCGGCGCCGAAGCCCGTGGTCTACCTCACCATGGCGGGCGCGCAGAAGCTCTTCCCGAACCTCAACGCGGTGCCGCCGGTGAACACCGCCGGTTCGCCGGTCACGCTGAACGTGCGCGGCCTCGTCGAGCCGATCGCGAGCCCCGCGCGCAACGTCGTCGCGATCCTGCCCGGGAGCGACCCGAAGCTCGCCGGCGAGTACGTCGCGATCGGCGCGCACAACGACCACGTCGGCTTCAACAACCGCCCGGTCGACCACGACTCGATCCGCATCTTCAACCACATCGTTAGGCCTGGCGGCGCCGAGGACGCGGGCAACCGCGCGACGCCGGAGCAGCAGGCGGACGTGAACAAGCTCCTCGCCGCCTACCGCGCCGCGCACCCCGGCACGGCGCGCCTCGACTCGATCTACAACGGCGCCGACGACGACGGCTCCGGCTCGGTGAGCGTGCTCGAGATCGCGGAGAAGATGGCGAGCCGGAAGGGCGCCGCCGCGCCGAAGCGCTCGATCCTGTTCATCTGGCACGTCGGCGAGGAGAAGGGGCTGTGGGGCTCGGAGTGGTTCACCGACCACCCGACCGTGCCGCGCGACTCCATCGTCACGGAGCTGAACATGGACATGGAGGGACGCGGCGACCCGTGGGACGAGACCGGCAAGACGAAGGAGGGCGCGTCGATCCACGGCGCGAACAACTACCTGCAGCTCGTCGGCTCGCGCCGGCTCTCGACGGAGCTCGGCGACCTCGTCGAGTCGGTGAACAAGAGCGGCAAGCACGGGCTCACGTTCGACTACTCGCTCGACGCGAACGGGCACCCGATGAACATCTACTGCCGCAGCGACCACTACGAGTACGCGCGCTACGGCATCCCGATCGTGTTCTTCACGACCGGCGGCCACTCCGACTATCACCAGGTGACGGACGAGCCGCAGTACATCGACTACGACCACATGGCGAAGGTCGTGAACCTCGTGGACGACATCGCGATGCATGTCGCGGCGCTCGACCACCGGCCGGTCGTCGATCAGGCGAAGCCGGATCCACACGGCCGCTGCCAGCAGTAG
- a CDS encoding DUF411 domain-containing protein, protein MSSHTLSRREWVAASAGALALLVSRRADASAKVAITIYKSPTCGCCAKWVDHVRAAGFATTVHDVADVDAIKRREGVPTALQSCHTALVEGYVVEGHVPAADVLRLLREKPRGVRGVAVPGMPSGSPGMEMGGRADRFDVVAFGRDGRTSVFARH, encoded by the coding sequence ATGTCCTCACACACGCTGTCCCGCCGCGAGTGGGTCGCCGCTTCCGCCGGCGCGCTCGCGCTTCTCGTCTCCCGCCGCGCCGACGCCTCCGCGAAGGTCGCGATCACGATCTACAAGAGCCCCACGTGCGGCTGCTGCGCGAAGTGGGTGGACCACGTGCGCGCCGCCGGCTTCGCGACGACGGTGCACGACGTCGCCGACGTCGATGCGATCAAGCGCCGCGAAGGGGTGCCGACCGCCCTGCAGTCGTGTCACACCGCGCTCGTCGAGGGCTACGTCGTGGAGGGGCACGTGCCTGCCGCCGACGTGCTGCGGCTGCTCCGCGAGAAGCCGAGGGGCGTGCGCGGCGTCGCGGTGCCCGGGATGCCGAGCGGCTCGCCGGGCATGGAGATGGGCGGCCGCGCCGACCGGTTCGACGTCGTCGCGTTCGGGCGCGACGGCCGCACGAGCGTCTTCGCACGGCACTGA
- a CDS encoding L,D-transpeptidase, whose product MSAPSLASAQAGAGRRPELVGARSETDSGDRAGVTSPAALVPVAARSFKSAADSLEYEAAKAAATNATGLRVIVSMFDRELYVLDGADTLLVAPVAVAVDTTLSYNGKSWRFETPRGKRKILSKESNPVWVPPEWHYAEVASRQGLRLAHLERGRAVTLADGRKLVVRGDRVGTLDGSTFTPLPSDEEIVFDGTIYVPPTGTANRRIEGELGKYKLSLGEGYLLHGTPHTESIGTAATHGCVRLLDEDVEWLYDQVPVGTPVYIY is encoded by the coding sequence GTGAGCGCTCCGTCGCTCGCGTCGGCGCAGGCCGGGGCGGGAAGGCGACCGGAGCTGGTCGGAGCGCGGTCGGAGACGGATTCCGGCGATCGGGCGGGCGTGACGAGCCCGGCGGCGCTGGTTCCCGTGGCCGCCCGCTCGTTCAAGTCGGCGGCGGACAGCCTCGAGTACGAGGCTGCGAAGGCCGCCGCGACGAACGCGACCGGGCTCCGGGTGATCGTGTCCATGTTCGATCGCGAGCTGTACGTGCTCGACGGCGCCGACACGCTGCTCGTCGCGCCGGTCGCGGTCGCGGTGGACACCACGCTGAGCTACAACGGCAAGTCCTGGCGCTTCGAGACGCCCCGCGGCAAGCGGAAGATCCTCTCGAAGGAGTCGAACCCGGTGTGGGTGCCGCCCGAGTGGCACTACGCGGAGGTCGCCTCGCGTCAGGGCCTGCGGCTCGCGCATCTCGAGCGCGGGCGCGCGGTGACGCTGGCCGATGGGCGCAAGCTCGTCGTCCGCGGTGACCGCGTCGGCACGCTCGACGGCTCGACGTTCACGCCGCTCCCGTCCGACGAGGAGATCGTCTTCGACGGCACGATCTACGTGCCGCCGACGGGGACCGCGAATCGGCGCATCGAGGGCGAACTTGGGAAGTACAAGCTGAGCCTCGGGGAGGGCTACCTCCTGCACGGGACTCCGCATACCGAATCGATCGGCACGGCGGCCACGCACGGGTGCGTCCGGCTCCTCGACGAGGACGTCGAGTGGCTGTACGACCAGGTTCCCGTCGGCACGCCGGTCTATATCTATTAG
- the hrpB gene encoding ATP-dependent helicase HrpB, translated as MPSKTLPLPPLPIDDVLPALRDALRGRSSVVLQAPPGAGKTTRVPLALLGEPWVDGRIVMLEPRRLAARAAARHMARLLDEDVGATVGYRVRLDTRVSRATRIEVVTEGILTRMLQRDPALDGTSAVIFDEFHERSLHADLGLALALQTQSVLRPELRLLVMSATLDGERVARMLGDAPVVTSAGRSWPVEVRWRATRPAPREVEAATALTVREAIRTHDGDVLVFLPGAAEIRRVANLLGGLPDDVSVRPLHGSMPPEAQDAAIAPSPVGRRKVVLATNIAETSLTIEGIRVVVDTGLARVPRFSPRTAMTRLTLARVSRASATQRCGRAGRLGPGVCHRLWPEHEHHHLLPDTPAEILDADLAPLALELAAAGVIDPAELTWLDPPPDATYRQARELLASLGALGGDGRVTAHGRRMAELPLHPRLAHMVLRARELSLGGLACDLAALLEERDVLRAAAAPARPDADVRLRVEVLRGAGSGDTIAAAHGATVDHDALRRVRLEARALRASLGLGHPERSGGDACGLLLALAYPDRVAQRRPGAGGRYLLANGRGATFDDGQPLATEPYVVAAELGGTGSEARVELAAPLAIDDWLRSGDAPLTRDDELAWDADAGVVRARVVERLGAIVLREIPDPSPDPEAVAAALVDAIRAGGLGMLAWSEDASRLRERLAFLHALEPSAWPDVSDDALLATLDAWLAPRLWGVRRRDELARVDVGEALRDRLTRQQRAALDDLAPSHVVVPSGSRVRIDYATPDAPVLAVRLQELFGAVETPRVGGGRVPLTLHLLSPAYRPVQVTRDLAGFWRTSYFDVRRELRGRYPKHEWPEDPLAAQPTARAKRRS; from the coding sequence GTGCCGTCGAAGACCCTCCCGCTCCCGCCGCTCCCGATCGACGACGTCCTGCCCGCGCTGCGCGACGCGCTGCGCGGGCGTTCGTCTGTCGTGCTCCAGGCGCCGCCGGGCGCCGGCAAGACGACGCGCGTCCCGCTCGCGCTCCTCGGCGAGCCCTGGGTCGACGGCCGGATCGTGATGCTGGAGCCACGCCGCCTCGCCGCCCGCGCCGCCGCACGCCACATGGCGCGGCTCCTCGACGAGGACGTCGGCGCGACCGTCGGCTACCGCGTGCGGCTCGACACGCGCGTGAGCCGCGCGACGCGCATCGAGGTCGTCACCGAGGGGATCCTCACGCGCATGCTGCAGCGCGATCCGGCGCTCGACGGAACCTCGGCCGTGATCTTCGACGAGTTCCACGAGCGGAGCCTGCACGCCGACCTCGGGCTCGCGCTCGCGCTGCAGACGCAGAGCGTGCTGCGCCCCGAGCTGCGGCTGCTCGTCATGTCCGCCACGCTCGACGGCGAGCGCGTGGCGCGAATGCTCGGCGATGCCCCCGTCGTCACGAGCGCGGGGCGGAGCTGGCCGGTCGAGGTGCGATGGCGCGCCACGCGGCCCGCACCGCGCGAGGTCGAGGCGGCGACGGCGCTGACGGTGCGCGAGGCGATCCGCACGCACGACGGCGACGTGCTCGTGTTCCTCCCCGGCGCCGCGGAGATCCGGCGCGTCGCCAATCTGTTGGGCGGGCTGCCCGACGACGTGTCGGTGCGGCCGCTCCACGGCAGCATGCCGCCCGAGGCGCAGGATGCGGCGATCGCGCCGTCGCCCGTCGGGCGACGCAAGGTGGTGCTCGCGACCAACATCGCCGAGACGAGCCTCACCATCGAGGGGATCCGCGTCGTCGTCGACACGGGGCTCGCGCGCGTGCCGCGGTTCTCGCCGCGCACCGCCATGACGCGCCTCACGCTCGCCCGCGTGTCGCGCGCGTCGGCCACGCAGCGGTGCGGGCGCGCGGGACGACTCGGCCCCGGCGTCTGCCACCGGCTGTGGCCCGAGCACGAGCACCACCACCTGCTCCCGGACACGCCGGCCGAGATCCTCGACGCGGACCTCGCGCCGCTCGCGCTGGAGCTCGCGGCCGCCGGCGTGATCGACCCGGCGGAGCTGACGTGGCTCGACCCGCCCCCCGACGCGACGTACCGGCAGGCGCGCGAGCTGCTCGCGTCGTTGGGCGCGTTGGGCGGGGACGGGCGTGTCACCGCGCACGGGCGGCGCATGGCGGAGCTGCCGCTGCACCCGCGCCTCGCCCACATGGTGCTGCGCGCTCGGGAGCTCTCGTTGGGCGGCCTCGCCTGCGACCTCGCGGCGCTGCTCGAGGAGCGGGACGTGCTGCGCGCCGCTGCGGCGCCCGCGCGTCCCGACGCCGACGTGCGGCTCCGCGTCGAGGTCCTCCGCGGCGCCGGCAGCGGCGACACGATCGCCGCGGCGCACGGCGCGACGGTCGACCACGACGCCCTGCGCCGCGTGCGGCTCGAGGCGCGCGCCCTTCGCGCGTCGTTGGGCCTGGGTCATCCCGAGCGAAGCGGGGGAGACGCGTGCGGGCTGCTGCTCGCGCTCGCGTACCCGGACCGCGTCGCGCAGCGCCGGCCCGGCGCGGGCGGCCGCTACCTGCTCGCGAACGGCCGCGGGGCGACGTTCGACGACGGCCAGCCACTCGCCACGGAGCCGTACGTGGTCGCCGCGGAGCTCGGCGGGACCGGGAGCGAGGCGCGCGTGGAGCTCGCCGCGCCGCTCGCGATCGACGACTGGCTCCGCTCCGGCGATGCGCCGCTCACACGCGACGACGAGCTCGCGTGGGACGCCGACGCGGGCGTCGTGCGCGCGCGCGTCGTGGAGCGACTCGGCGCGATCGTGCTGCGCGAGATCCCGGATCCGAGCCCCGACCCCGAGGCGGTCGCCGCGGCGCTCGTCGACGCCATTCGCGCCGGGGGGCTCGGGATGCTCGCGTGGAGCGAGGACGCGAGCCGGCTGCGCGAGCGCCTCGCGTTCCTGCACGCGCTGGAGCCGTCGGCGTGGCCCGACGTCTCCGACGACGCGCTGCTCGCGACGCTCGACGCGTGGCTCGCGCCGCGGCTGTGGGGCGTACGCCGGCGCGACGAGCTGGCGCGCGTCGACGTCGGCGAGGCGCTGCGCGACCGCCTCACGCGTCAGCAGCGCGCCGCGCTCGACGATCTGGCGCCGTCGCACGTCGTCGTGCCGAGCGGCTCGCGCGTCCGCATCGACTACGCGACCCCCGACGCGCCGGTGCTCGCCGTCCGGCTGCAGGAGCTGTTCGGGGCCGTGGAGACGCCGCGGGTCGGAGGGGGCCGCGTGCCGCTCACGCTGCACCTGCTGTCGCCGGCCTACCGTCCGGTGCAGGTCACGCGCGACCTCGCGGGGTTCTGGCGCACGAGCTACTTCGACGTCCGGCGCGAGCTGCGCGGGCGCTACCCGAAGCACGAGTGGCCCGAGGATCCGCTCGCCGCGCAGCCGACCGCACGCGCGAAGCGGCGGTCCTGA
- a CDS encoding VOC family protein: MLESRQADLTMNVRGVLETCVYASDLDAAERFYADVIGLEAFARVAGRHVFFRCGGGVFLVFNPDATTAATGDVPPHGARGAGHVAFAAPERELDAWRARLTERGVPVEAEVRWPRGGRSLYVRDPAGNSVELATPAIWNLSE; this comes from the coding sequence ATGCTCGAGAGCCGGCAGGCGGACCTCACGATGAACGTGCGCGGCGTGCTCGAGACCTGCGTGTACGCGTCCGACCTCGACGCGGCGGAGCGGTTCTACGCCGACGTGATCGGGCTGGAGGCGTTCGCGCGCGTGGCGGGGCGGCACGTGTTCTTCCGCTGCGGCGGGGGGGTGTTCCTCGTGTTCAACCCGGACGCGACGACGGCGGCGACGGGCGACGTGCCGCCGCACGGCGCGCGCGGCGCCGGGCACGTGGCGTTCGCGGCGCCCGAGCGCGAGCTCGACGCGTGGCGCGCGCGCCTAACGGAACGCGGCGTGCCCGTGGAGGCCGAGGTGCGCTGGCCGCGCGGTGGGCGCTCGTTGTACGTGCGCGATCCGGCGGGGAACTCCGTGGAGCTGGCGACGCCAGCGATCTGGAACCTGAGCGAGTGA
- a CDS encoding FRG domain-containing protein has protein sequence MAKISTIELKTLGELLDHVTPREPDPVTGRRRDSGVYRGSGHAEWPLLTSLDRLGGIHPPHTKSALEEHILRNFIRYSRPYFPTPRNEWELLVAAQHHGLPTRLLDWTYSPLVAAHFATLRPHAADRVVWRLDWQRVHRHFGFPPLALLSDDLAALNHDPDAGGLTPWDLMRSGAKQKPFAVLFEPPTLDARLATQAAAFTISSTTTQSFDEFLAKHELLDALTKYVIPAERVDVVRDQLDIATIDERRLFPDLDGVAAQMRRYYS, from the coding sequence ATGGCCAAGATCTCGACGATCGAGCTGAAGACGTTAGGCGAGCTGCTCGACCACGTGACGCCGCGCGAGCCGGATCCGGTAACCGGGCGCCGGCGCGACTCGGGCGTGTATCGCGGCTCGGGGCACGCGGAGTGGCCGCTGCTCACGAGCCTCGACCGGCTCGGCGGCATCCATCCGCCGCACACGAAGAGCGCGCTCGAGGAGCACATCCTCCGCAACTTCATCCGCTACTCGCGCCCGTACTTCCCCACCCCGCGCAACGAGTGGGAGCTGCTCGTCGCGGCGCAGCACCACGGACTGCCCACGCGGCTGCTCGACTGGACCTATTCGCCGCTCGTCGCGGCGCACTTCGCGACGCTGCGGCCGCACGCCGCCGACCGCGTGGTGTGGCGCCTGGACTGGCAGCGCGTGCACCGGCACTTCGGCTTCCCGCCGCTCGCGCTGCTGAGCGACGATCTCGCCGCGCTGAACCACGACCCCGACGCCGGCGGCCTCACGCCGTGGGACCTCATGCGCAGCGGCGCGAAGCAGAAGCCGTTCGCCGTGCTGTTCGAGCCGCCGACGCTGGACGCGCGCCTCGCCACGCAGGCCGCGGCGTTCACGATCTCGTCGACGACGACGCAGTCGTTCGACGAGTTCCTCGCGAAGCACGAGCTGCTCGACGCGCTCACGAAGTACGTGATCCCCGCCGAGCGCGTGGACGTCGTGCGTGACCAGCTCGACATCGCGACGATCGACGAGCGGCGGCTGTTCCCGGATCTCGACGGCGTCGCGGCGCAGATGCGGCGGTACTACTCGTAG
- a CDS encoding MBL fold metallo-hydrolase, whose amino-acid sequence MADVALRPPGSLHGAPIPVVPDVAYLRTAIVNVAFVGAPESGRWVLVDAGISGYADHIADAAARRFGDGSRPEAIVLTHGHFDHVGSLRALVERWDVPVYAHQLELPYLTGRSAYPPPDPTVGGGAMARLAGLYPKRPIDLGERVRPLADDGSLPEMPGWRWVFTPGHTPGHVSLFREADRVLIAGDAFVTTKQESALAVLTQRAEINGPPMYFTPDWERAWSSVKALAALEPLVALTGHGSPMQGPQLAEDLHALARDFDVRAMPSHGRYVGRPAVTDERGVVSLPPAPSDPVTGLALGIGAAVALGMVVRSLRGDQRGRA is encoded by the coding sequence ATGGCCGACGTCGCGCTCCGCCCACCGGGCTCGCTGCACGGGGCCCCGATTCCCGTCGTTCCCGACGTCGCGTACCTGCGCACGGCGATCGTGAACGTCGCGTTCGTCGGCGCGCCGGAGTCGGGGCGCTGGGTGCTCGTCGACGCCGGCATCTCCGGCTACGCGGACCACATCGCCGACGCCGCGGCGCGCCGCTTCGGCGACGGCTCGCGCCCCGAGGCGATCGTGCTCACGCACGGCCACTTCGACCACGTCGGCTCGCTGCGGGCGCTGGTCGAGCGATGGGACGTGCCCGTGTACGCGCACCAGCTCGAGCTGCCGTACCTCACGGGCCGCTCCGCGTATCCGCCGCCCGATCCGACGGTCGGTGGTGGCGCGATGGCGCGGCTCGCCGGCCTGTACCCCAAGCGGCCGATCGACCTTGGCGAGCGCGTGCGGCCGCTCGCCGACGACGGCTCGCTGCCCGAGATGCCGGGGTGGCGATGGGTGTTCACGCCGGGGCACACGCCGGGACACGTCTCGCTCTTCCGCGAGGCCGACCGCGTGCTGATCGCCGGCGACGCGTTCGTGACGACGAAGCAGGAGTCGGCGCTCGCCGTGCTCACGCAGCGCGCCGAGATCAACGGCCCGCCGATGTACTTCACGCCCGACTGGGAGCGCGCGTGGTCGTCGGTGAAGGCGCTCGCCGCGCTCGAGCCGTTGGTCGCGCTCACCGGCCACGGCTCGCCGATGCAGGGCCCGCAGCTCGCCGAGGATCTGCACGCGCTGGCCCGCGACTTCGACGTGCGCGCCATGCCGTCGCACGGGCGCTACGTCGGCCGCCCCGCCGTCACCGACGAGCGCGGCGTCGTCTCGCTTCCACCCGCCCCGTCCGACCCCGTCACCGGCCTCGCGTTAGGCATCGGCGCGGCGGTCGCGCTGGGGATGGTGGTCCGTTCGCTACGGGGCGACCAGCGAGGGCGCGCGTAG
- a CDS encoding cupredoxin domain-containing protein, whose translation MRCRRPLAFLTVLLAACGGGKDAPVDPPSSAPRTATVTMLPSAFIPFSTTIAVGGTVTFEFPPGIDHNVIFERQTGAPQDIQITRNASVDRKFTTKGTYAYDCRIHPGMIGEVVVVP comes from the coding sequence ATGCGCTGCCGCCGCCCGCTCGCCTTCCTGACGGTCCTGCTCGCCGCGTGCGGTGGCGGCAAGGACGCCCCCGTCGACCCGCCGTCGAGCGCGCCGCGCACGGCGACGGTCACCATGCTGCCGAGCGCGTTCATCCCGTTCTCGACGACCATCGCGGTCGGCGGGACGGTGACGTTCGAGTTCCCGCCGGGGATCGATCACAACGTGATCTTCGAGCGGCAGACGGGCGCGCCGCAGGACATCCAGATCACGCGCAACGCGAGCGTCGACCGGAAGTTCACGACGAAGGGGACGTACGCGTACGACTGCCGGATCCACCCGGGGATGATCGGGGAGGTCGTCGTCGTGCCCTGA
- a CDS encoding DUF1501 domain-containing protein produces the protein MSDHLDCGCQEYNELSRRSFVAGAGAALAAAAFPAWLPRVVLAESYVSTRDVIVSVFMRGGADGLSLVVPFGDPDYYTARPTLNIAPPDSAKTSKVTALTNYFGLPPALTPLVPAYKAGQLLVVHAAGVTVANRSHFDMQRFIEVGKANDPNLITGWLGRHLASVPPVRTSAPLRALGLADGLQRTLYGAPKTLPIADPSTYGISGSATTAQARADFLQGDYFLTLEPVRSAALDATNTLALLRNVNVSGYRPANGATYPNSAFGRSLRSAAALIKADVGIEAVQVDIGGWDTHQQQDPNAGSMFRTMGDFAGALGAFWSDVMAPGGAQANVTLVALSEFGRNVRENASLGTDHGRAGAMFVMGPGIVGGRVLTNNWPGLARENLESGQDLKVTLDHRDILAEIVAKRLGNPSVDVVFPEYRPTFRGVAS, from the coding sequence ATGAGCGATCACCTCGACTGCGGCTGTCAGGAGTACAACGAGCTGTCGCGCCGGTCGTTCGTCGCCGGCGCGGGCGCCGCGCTCGCCGCGGCGGCGTTTCCCGCGTGGCTCCCGCGCGTCGTGCTCGCCGAGAGCTACGTCAGCACCCGCGACGTCATCGTGAGCGTGTTCATGCGCGGCGGCGCCGACGGCCTGTCGCTCGTCGTGCCGTTCGGCGATCCGGATTACTACACCGCGCGCCCCACGCTCAACATCGCGCCGCCGGACAGCGCGAAGACGAGCAAGGTCACGGCGCTCACGAACTACTTCGGCCTCCCGCCGGCGCTGACGCCGCTCGTGCCGGCGTACAAGGCGGGGCAGCTGCTCGTGGTGCACGCCGCCGGCGTCACGGTCGCGAACCGCTCGCACTTCGACATGCAGCGGTTCATCGAGGTCGGGAAGGCGAACGACCCGAACCTCATCACGGGCTGGCTCGGCCGGCATCTCGCGAGCGTGCCGCCGGTGCGCACGAGCGCGCCGCTCCGCGCGTTGGGCCTCGCCGACGGGCTGCAGCGCACGCTCTACGGCGCGCCGAAGACGCTCCCCATCGCCGACCCGTCGACGTACGGGATCTCCGGCAGCGCGACGACGGCGCAGGCGCGCGCCGACTTCCTGCAGGGCGACTACTTCCTCACGCTGGAGCCGGTGCGGTCCGCGGCGCTCGACGCGACGAACACGCTCGCGCTGCTGCGCAACGTGAACGTGAGCGGCTACCGCCCCGCGAACGGCGCGACGTACCCGAACTCCGCGTTCGGCCGCAGCCTCCGCTCGGCGGCGGCGCTCATCAAGGCGGACGTCGGCATCGAGGCGGTGCAGGTCGACATCGGCGGCTGGGACACGCACCAGCAGCAGGATCCGAACGCCGGCTCCATGTTCCGCACGATGGGCGACTTCGCGGGCGCGTTAGGCGCGTTCTGGTCGGACGTCATGGCGCCAGGCGGCGCGCAGGCGAACGTCACGCTCGTCGCGCTGTCGGAGTTCGGCCGCAACGTGCGCGAGAACGCGAGCCTCGGCACCGACCACGGGCGCGCCGGCGCGATGTTCGTCATGGGCCCCGGCATCGTCGGCGGGCGCGTGCTGACGAACAACTGGCCCGGCCTCGCGCGCGAGAACCTCGAGTCGGGGCAGGACCTCAAGGTCACGCTGGACCACCGCGACATCCTCGCCGAGATCGTGGCAAAGCGGCTCGGCAATCCGAGCGTCGACGTGGTCTTCCCCGAGTACCGCCCGACGTTCCGCGGCGTCGCGAGCTGA